The following proteins come from a genomic window of Suricata suricatta isolate VVHF042 chromosome 5, meerkat_22Aug2017_6uvM2_HiC, whole genome shotgun sequence:
- the GPR87 gene encoding G-protein coupled receptor 87, which translates to MGLNLTLAKLPDNELNSQGSHAPSNTSDGPGRNTTVNNEFNTIVLPVLYLIIFVASILLNGLAVWIFFHIRNKTSFIFYLKNIVVADLIMTLTFPFRIVHDAGFGPWYFKFILCRYTSVLFYANMYTSIIFLGLISIDRYLKVVKPFGDSRMYSITFTKVLSICVWVIMAVLALPNIILTNGQLTKENVHDCMKLKSPLGVKWHEAVIYVNSCLFVAVLVILIGCYIAISRYIHKSSKQFISQSSRKRKHNQSIRVVVAVFFTCFLPYHLCRIPFTFSHLDRLLDESAHKILYYCKEMTLFLSACNVCLDPIIYFFMCRSFSRRLFKKSNIRTRSESIRSLQSVRRSEVRIYYDYTDV; encoded by the exons ATGGGGCTCAACTTGACACTTGCAAAATTACCAG ATAATGAGCTGAACAGCCAAGGGAGTCACGCTCCAAGTAACACGAGCGATGGACCCGGAAGGAACACCACGGTCAACAATGAATTTAACACTATCGTCTTGCCTGTGCTTTACCTCATTATATTTGTGGCAAGCATCCTGCTGAATGGTCTAGCAGTGTGGATTTTCTTCCACATTAGGAATAAAACCAGCTTCATATTTTATCTCAAAAACATAGTGGTTGCTGACCTCATAATGACGCTGACATTTCCATTTCGAATAGTGCATGATGCAGGATTTGGACCTTGGTACTTTAAGTTTATCCTCTGCAGATACACTTCTGTTTTATTCTATGCAAACATGTACACCTCCATCATATTTCTCGGGCTGATAAGCATTGACCGCTATCTGAAGGTGGTAAAGCCGTTTGGGGACTCGCGAATGTACAGCATAACCTTTACGAAGGTTTTATCTATTTGTGTGTGGGTGATCATGGCTGTTCTGGCCTTGCCAAACATCATTCTAACAAATGGCCAACTAACCAAGGAAAATGTTCATGACTGCATGAAGCTTAAAAGTCCCTTAGGAGTCAAATGGCATGAAGCAGTCATTTATGTCAACAGCTGCTTATTTGTGGCTGTGCTGGTGATACTAATTGGATGTTACATCGCCATATCCCGGTACATCCATAAATCCAGCAAGCAATTCATAAGCCAGTCAAGCCGAAAGAGGAAACATAACCAGAGTATAAGGGTGGTAGTGGCAGTGTTCTTTACCTGCTTTCTACCCTATCACTTGTGCAGAATTCCTTTTACTTTCAGTCACTTAGACAGGCTTTTAGACGAATCTGCACACAAAATTCTGTATTACTGCAAAGAAATGACACTTTTCCTGTCTGCATGTAATGTGTGTCTAGATccaataatttactttttcatgTGTAGGTCATTTTCAAGAAGGCTATTCAAAAAATCCAACATCAGAACCAGGAGCGAAAGCATCAGGTCACTGCAAAGTGTCAGAAGATCAGAAGTCCGCATATATTATGATTACACAGATGTGTAG